In Paenibacillus phoenicis, one genomic interval encodes:
- a CDS encoding glycoside hydrolase family 27 protein, which translates to MNHQQIAPTPPLGWNSWDCYGAAVTEEEIRGNAEYMAKHLKDFGWNYITVDIQWYEPGALSSQYRPFVPLVMDGYSRLMPAENRFPSAAGGQGFKPLADYVHSLGLRFGIHIMRGIPRQAVHAATPILGTTATARDIAHPNSICPWNTDMYGVDASKEGAQAYYDSLFALYASWGVDLVKVDDIATSRLYGTHQAEIALISEAIKRCGRPMVLSLSPGPAPVELAAFFAEQANMWRMTDDFWDQWPLLRDMFDRCRAWQGVPQAGSWPDCDMLPLGHIGIRSVDGGGADRWTRFTRDEQLTMMSLWSIFRSPLIFGGELRDNDEWTLSLLTNREVLRMHRESRGAKEALRQDDLIVWTAEHPEGFNYAAVFNVGESALPLELPLEQIGLSGVSTGTELWSEAPAELTATEELRTTIPPHGVRLYRLE; encoded by the coding sequence ATGAACCATCAGCAGATTGCCCCAACTCCACCGCTAGGTTGGAATAGTTGGGACTGCTACGGCGCAGCTGTGACGGAAGAAGAGATTCGGGGCAATGCGGAATACATGGCCAAGCATCTGAAAGACTTTGGTTGGAACTATATCACCGTGGATATTCAATGGTATGAACCAGGAGCCCTTTCGTCTCAATATCGGCCGTTTGTTCCGCTTGTGATGGACGGCTATTCCCGGCTGATGCCTGCCGAGAATCGCTTCCCCTCTGCGGCCGGCGGCCAAGGCTTCAAGCCGTTAGCGGATTATGTGCATAGCCTCGGGCTGCGATTCGGCATTCATATCATGCGCGGCATTCCGCGGCAAGCCGTTCACGCCGCCACACCGATCTTGGGGACGACCGCAACCGCACGTGATATTGCACATCCCAATTCGATCTGTCCCTGGAATACCGATATGTACGGTGTGGATGCCTCCAAAGAAGGAGCGCAGGCCTATTATGATTCGCTTTTTGCCTTATATGCCTCATGGGGCGTTGATCTCGTAAAAGTGGACGATATTGCCACTTCCCGGCTTTACGGCACCCACCAAGCCGAAATTGCATTGATCTCCGAGGCGATCAAGCGCTGCGGCCGTCCGATGGTGCTCAGCTTATCCCCCGGACCGGCTCCGGTGGAGCTTGCAGCTTTCTTCGCCGAACAGGCTAACATGTGGCGCATGACGGACGATTTCTGGGACCAGTGGCCGCTGCTAAGGGACATGTTCGACCGCTGCCGGGCATGGCAGGGCGTCCCGCAAGCCGGGTCATGGCCGGACTGCGACATGCTGCCGCTGGGGCATATCGGCATCCGCTCGGTGGACGGCGGCGGGGCGGATCGCTGGACCCGGTTCACCCGCGACGAGCAATTAACGATGATGTCGCTTTGGAGCATTTTCCGTTCGCCGTTGATCTTTGGCGGGGAACTCCGAGACAATGACGAATGGACCTTGTCGCTGCTGACCAACCGCGAGGTGCTGCGGATGCACCGGGAAAGCCGCGGCGCCAAAGAAGCCCTTCGGCAAGACGACCTGATCGTTTGGACGGCCGAACATCCCGAAGGGTTCAACTATGCAGCTGTTTTTAATGTAGGGGAAAGCGCGCTGCCGCTGGAGCTCCCTCTGGAGCAAATCGGTTTATCCGGCGTTTCTACCGGAACTGAGCTGTGGAGCGAAGCTCCCGCGGAGCTTACGGCGACTGAGGAGCTTCGGACTACGATCCCGCCGCACGGGGTGCGGTT